DNA sequence from the Cucurbita pepo subsp. pepo cultivar mu-cu-16 chromosome LG06, ASM280686v2, whole genome shotgun sequence genome:
aattatatcttaattagTTGATTAGTGTTCGAGTTTATAGCCATAAGAAACCATGAACGGAGCTAGAAGTATAATTTCGTACAATTCAATATATCAATCCATCAATCTTAAACCTTAATTGATAGCTTAAGCATGTTGAATCACCCCTGAACTTTGTTCGGTGAATATGATTTCCCAAATTTTCTCACAATGAAAATTTACCAACGTCCTCACTTCAGCTCTTCTCAGCCACAAAGATTGGAACAAGATTCAcacaaaaaaatagaagaaaaaaaaaaaaaaaaaatccaaacctGTGAAGGAAAAATGACCAATCGCAGGCGATAGAAAGTATATGGTTATCTTTATTCAATGGACAACGCAAAAGAAGCGAAATGATGTCGACAAAGAATCAATGGTATAGAAATATTGTTCATAAAAACAACTTATGAACGATTGGAGAGCAAAACTTGAACAAATGTTGCAGAATCTTGTTGTACCAAaacgaatatatatatttacatatgCTGAATGATAATACCAAACACATCTACCCAGGCAAAAACCATAATTGCTGATTTACTAATCACTACTAACTGCAGACATCCAGAGGTATTAGAACTTACGTTAATCAACAGAAACCAATAACCTCAAAATGAGCATTATAGACTTCACCAACAATCTCAGATCATCTATAGCCATTCCCGGAGTTAGAAGAGTAGTCGATGAGTCGTCTGCCTCGAATTGGCGACAATCTGGGATCTAGCTATCTTCTGGCTGTAAtagaatttttgttaaaaatcaTAATCTCATTTTCATGGAACTTAAGAAACAACCCAGAAGAAATCAGAGGTCATCATTCTGGAGCAAGAGATGGTGGTTAAGTTGATATCATATGAATTACCTGTTCATTGATCAAGGCATTGGTCTCTGCAGTGTTGACCCTTTTGGCATTGCAATCACTGCTCCCTTTTCCAACTTCTCTATCTTcttcatcaacaaaattctGATCTGACACTTCTGCAACATGAAAATCATTTGTGCAGCTTAAAATCAAAAGTCTTTATCATCTAAAATAATTCAGTCTCACATCAGTGAAATGATGATTCTGTAcaatttacatttaaaatcataagtGGAACTTGGACAAAGACTAGATAACAGAGCAAACATCTTCCAACGTAGAATCACTAACTAGCAAACTTAAACTTGATAAACTAAATTACAACCTAGGAGAGGCCAAATCTATCAATCAAATATTGATGATTAATCATTTATTACGTCGAAGGCACAAAGATTATACCTTCATTGCTGCTGATATATCGTAGGGACGAATCAGAACCACAAGCACGCAAAGGTTCTGAATTATTTGCTGCTCCTAAAGGAAACAAATTCCTTCCTCCTGAACTGATAGCTTGACTTTTGCTTgcaacatttttgtttttacgaTCAGCTCGAAAGTGATGTATCCAAGGATTACGTGAGAGAGCTTGGTAATCATTCAATAAATTCGACCGAGATTCagttgtttcaaaattaatgttCTTCCAGCTGCCTCGTCGAAGAACTTTAAACTGCGTGGATAAAAGCAacgaaaagaacaaaaagagaatTTATAAGCCATTATCAGAAAAGAGTTAAAACTCATCTACAAAGATCAATCGGCATTGAACCTGGCCAAAACGTGAATGGACATGAGAGGCGGATTGGCTTTGGCCGTGCAATTTTGTGTGGGAAGAATTTTCCTTGCGGGGGCAGGAACCAACTGAATGCACAGAATCAAACATTTGGCTGACAAAAGATGTCTCCATGGATTCAAGGAATAAATGGTGCTTCTCATCAGTCCAATCAGAAGGTACAGAATCCGTCATATGGGTGCCCTGAAACGAAATCGCGTTATCAGTAATGTTCATGGCAAGTtctgttaggaaccacgaaccCCACAATGGTAATATATTGTCCATGAGAGCTTCCAAAAAgtgtctcataccaatagagatgtattccttacttataaactcatgatcaaccccttaattagtcgatgtgagactcctcttttaacaattttcaacaatcctcccatcaaacaaagtataccatagagcctctcctgaggcctatggagccctcgaatagcctccccttaatcgatgCTCAactctttctctagagccctaaaacaaagtacactctttgttcttcacttttgactacacattCGAACCTcataacttctttgttcgacatttgaggattctgtTGACATAGTTAAGTTAAAAAgacatgactctaatatcatgttaggaaccatGAACCCCcacacaatggtatgatattgtcgcataagctctcatgattttgattttggtttctaaAAGGACTTGTACCAATGGatatgtatttcttacttataaactcatgattgaccccttaattagtcgaaCTCCTCTTACAACCATTCATTCATGGTCTATCTTAATAGATAACCGATAAGCGATACAATTAGTCATCTTAATTTCAAATGATAATGTTGAACAATCAGAACTGGTGCTGAGTTTCCAGAATCATTGGCCACAGATCCAAACCCCTCGCACAGCCCTACAAATTCCATCGACAAAGAACGAGATCGATCCGAACAGAgccaaacaaaatataaaataaagatccTCCAGTCAAGAGAGGGAAGTGAAAAACCATCACTGTCTTCTTCCACGTCCTCTTACTTTCTATTGTTTATTTCgtatcttttaacttttaacaCGAAAATAGAGAAACAGTGCAGTCACGGTCACAGAGCATGAAATTGAAGATACCAAACATTACAGAAGAAAAACCTAATtggaacaagaagaacatCTAAAACGAAGATAAGAGGAAGAAAGTAGGGTAAGTACCAGGCTAGAAGATTCCACCGGGAGGGCAAACTCGGTCGACTCATCCTTGGCCAATTCAGAGATCAGTGAGTCGGTCCGAGTTTCTACGGCGTTGTGGTTCTCCAAATTTGGAGGCAACAACTCCATGAATGCTCAAGAGGATGAATGATAATCTCTCCAGATTTGCAATGGcgacagagagagagataagagAGATGGAAGCGGGCCAGTGGAGAGATATTGaagaggggagagagagagagagaggcggTGTTTGGGGCAGAAGAACCTTCACAGTTGTCTTGGCTTTACACGTGGCAATAGGCCTACGTCTGCCACGTCAACAAAGTGTTGATTGACGTTGAGAAATCGGGCAGATATTATCTGGACCAACTGAAATATCTTTGGCCTTTTCATTACAATGTTCTATTTCGGTGGCGGCGCCTTTTAAACTGTCAACAGCCGAAGCCGGCTGACTCTTTTATTTCGcgcttctttttcatttctctaCAAAAAATCCCAAATTTAGGCCTGTAACTGTcaaataaatatcttttaaatctctaatttaataaacagttttattttcattttttaaacaccattttaaaaatcaaaatagatTGCAACCCATTTgtgattttatatatatatataaaaaaagaaaaattataattttaacttaatttcaaGATAAAACAATTTTGATCGAGGGTTacttgaaatttgaagattatCGACTCCTCGTCAATGATGTTAAGACTGGCTGGCTCATCCTcgaaaacaatattaattaaaaataaaaatagtatttcaTTAAAGCaataacaatattaattaaaaagtagtaGTTTGGATGATTCGtagatttattttctataaccAATAGGGGTAATGTTTTATAGGGTTCCGGTGATATAATTAATGTCCCAAAATTATATTCGAGTGCAATTTTTTAGAGTGGCAAGTGAGAGCAAAATATGTGTTAAACATAATCCATTTCAATTATTGTTgtcttataataatttatccaTATTTTATGCATTGAGATGAGATACTCCACCAATTGGACTTTAGTACGTAAGAGCCCAATAAAGAAGATAGAGGCCCAGAACGAAAAATTGGGCTTAGGTGCAAATGCCCATTAAGTTTGCCTCCAATAAAGAAGCTAAGAGGCCCAAAACGAAGTATTGGGCTTAGGTGCAAAGGCCCATTAAG
Encoded proteins:
- the LOC111796695 gene encoding uncharacterized protein LOC111796695 isoform X1 codes for the protein MELLPPNLENHNAVETRTDSLISELAKDESTEFALPVESSSLGTHMTDSVPSDWTDEKHHLFLESMETSFVSQMFDSVHSVGSCPRKENSSHTKLHGQSQSASHVHSRFGQFKVLRRGSWKNINFETTESRSNLLNDYQALSRNPWIHHFRADRKNKNVASKSQAISSGGRNLFPLGAANNSEPLRACGSDSSLRYISSNEEVSDQNFVDEEDREVGKGSSDCNAKRVNTAETNALINEQKIARSQIVANSRQTTHRLLF
- the LOC111796695 gene encoding uncharacterized protein LOC111796695 isoform X2 codes for the protein MELLPPNLENHNAVETRTDSLISELAKDESTEFALPVESSSLGTHMTDSVPSDWTDEKHHLFLESMETSFVSQMFDSVHSVGSCPRKENSSHTKLHGQSQSASHVHSRFGQFKVLRRGSWKNINFETTESRSNLLNDYQALSRNPWIHHFRADRKNKNVASKSQAISSGGRNLFPLGAANNSEPLRACGSDSSLRYISSNEEVSDQNFVDEEDREVGKGSSDCNAKRVNTAETNALINEQPEDS